The Flavobacterium psychrotrophum region ATTCTGCGGCAGACAGGAAAGTAACCATTTACTATACACAACCAAAACCGGTTGTGGCAATTGCAAAAAAATCTGAATCAGAAGATTTTGCTAATGAGGTACGAAATGCAGAACGCGGTACCAAATTAAGGATACCAAATCTTAACTTCTACGGAGGTACATATACACCGCTGAAAGAGTCTGAACCGGCTTTAGAAGAACTGGCTAAAATAATGAAGGCTAATCCGAAGTTAAGGATTGAAATCCAGGGGCATATTTGCTGCTATGCAGGCGATTCAGGAAATCTGTCAGCTTTGAGGGCGAGGGCTGTGTATTGGTTTCTTTTAGATAAAAAAATTGCCGAAGACAGAATGACCTATAAAGGTTTTGGTGGAAGCAGGCCTATTTATGCCATGCCCGAAAAATCTGAAGAAGAGCGCATAACCAACCGTCGTGTAGAAATTGAAATTGTTGAGAATTAAACATCTTTACAATCCTGAAAAAGTATCTCCCTGATTGATGTCTCCGGTTTCAAAACCTTTCTTAAACCATTGCATGCGCTGTGCCGAAGTACCGTGTGTAAAAGAGTCAGGAACTACCTGTCCCTGAGCCTTTTTTTGTATGGCATCATCGCCCACGGCATTAGCGGCGCTAAGCGCTTCTTCAATATCGCCTTC contains the following coding sequences:
- a CDS encoding OmpA family protein, with translation MKSLYIYFFILFASVAQAQQQFTIYFANNADIPLSDSAESLNTWIGNNTTSVISKVYGYTDKAGDSLYNIALSQRRVANIYEILTKAKIDVTGTELKSLGESEAMAENSAADRKVTIYYTQPKPVVAIAKKSESEDFANEVRNAERGTKLRIPNLNFYGGTYTPLKESEPALEELAKIMKANPKLRIEIQGHICCYAGDSGNLSALRARAVYWFLLDKKIAEDRMTYKGFGGSRPIYAMPEKSEEERITNRRVEIEIVEN